The following is a genomic window from Paenibacillus thiaminolyticus.
TCCTTCTGGTCGATCAAGTAGCTGCTGAGCGTGCGGAGATGCTGCTCCGTCTGTTGGGCAACTTGCTTGTACAACAAAATGCGCTCCATCATCATATTGTAGCTCTCCTGGATCGTCCGGCTGCTGAAATAAATAAAATAGGTGACGGCGCTGACAAGGATGACAAGAAGAGGAATAAATACGAATAACTTCGTGCGGATATTCATTGTTCGTCACTCCAATCGGATTCCATCCTTCGTCAGTACCTCCGTATCCATCAGATGATGGGCCGGCGCGCTTCTCCCCTGCAGCACGTCATGAATGATCGAGACGCTGTCATAGCCCATCCGGTACGGCTTCTGAATGATGCTCGCCTCGATCTCGCCGCGGGCAAGCGCCTGCTTCGTCTCCTCGATATCATCGAAGCCGAAGATGAGCACATCGTCCCGGCCGGAGCTCTTGGCGGCCTGCAGGATGCCCGCCCCGTCCAGCGCGCTCATCCCGACGATAATCGCAATGTCCGGATGCAAATACAGCATCTCCGACGCTTTCTGCGCCGCTTCAATCCGTGAAATATTCGAGACCCGGACATCGACGATTTGCAGCGAGCGGTGCCGGCTGATGACCGAGCGGAATCCGTCCAGCCGCAGCGTCTGATTCTCGGCCAGATTGCTGCCGATGAGAACGCCGATTTTGGTTGCCGGACGCTCGGATAAGGCGAGGCCGGCTTCGGCGACGATCTCGCCCAGTCTCCGCCCCGACTCATAATTGTCGGTGCCGACATAGCTGAGCCGCTTGCTGTCCGGCGAATCGGCATCCACGGTTAT
Proteins encoded in this region:
- a CDS encoding substrate-binding domain-containing protein, coding for MSDKRWAAALVLLFLSFLYLLLQFMSSTYRNQALIRELSETETGVSNKPHVMLISQELDNPYWRMIEHGARDAANRLGLALEYAGPLRINPEEQTMLLEKAIAAKVDAILLQGIHSIAYTRLIDQAVAQGIPVITVDADSPDSKRLSYVGTDNYESGRRLGEIVAEAGLALSERPATKIGVLIGSNLAENQTLRLDGFRSVISRHRSLQIVDVRVSNISRIEAAQKASEMLYLHPDIAIIVGMSALDGAGILQAAKSSGRDDVLIFGFDDIEETKQALARGEIEASIIQKPYRMGYDSVSIIHDVLQGRSAPAHHLMDTEVLTKDGIRLE